A genomic window from Fusarium oxysporum Fo47 chromosome VIII, complete sequence includes:
- a CDS encoding cytidine deaminase-like protein, translated as MDLSSLTPSTSLLTSQLTTSTYNNTGTAKMISDQDLEHLRLAVSLAHEALKAGDAPFGSVLVSSDNKVLQTDRNRTVTGSNGDGRADSTLHPEFTLARWAQLNLSDEERAKSTVYTSGEHCAMCSAAHAWCGLGRIVYVSSTEQLEAWKAEFGVGAPVAPLSINQVAPGITVEGPVEELAKEVYQFQVENWTAKGFKSKSKA; from the exons ATGGATTTGTCAAGCCTCACTCCCTCAACCTCACTACTCACAAGTCAACTCACCACTAGCACCTATAACAACACAG GTACAGCAAAAATGATCAGCGACCAAGATCTGGAGCATCTCCGTCTGGCAGTCTCACTCGCCCACGAAGCCCTCAAAGCAGGAGACGCCCCTTTCGGTTCAGTCCTCGTCTCATCAGACAATAAAGTCCTTCAAACAGACAGAAACCGCACCGTCACAGGCTCCAACGGTGATGGTCGTGCTGACTCGACGCTCCACCCCGAGTTCACCCTTGCGCGCTGGGCACAGCTCAACCTAAGCGATGAAGAGCGCGCAAAATCTACTGTGTACACGAGCGGTGAGCACTGCGCTATGTGTTCTGCTGCCCATGCGTGGTGTGGACTTGGAAGGATTGTGTATGTTTCTTCAACGGAGCAGCTGGAGGCTTGGAAGGCCGAGTTTGGGGTTGGAGCACCGGTTGCGCCGTTGAGCATCAACCAGGTTGCTCCGGGAATTACCGTTGAAGGACCTGTTGAAGAACTGGCTAAGGAGGTTTACCAGTTCCAAGTTGAGAATTGGACGGCTAAGGGtttcaagtccaagtccaaggcttGA